Proteins encoded in a region of the Rickettsia bellii RML369-C genome:
- the nuoN gene encoding NADH-quinone oxidoreductase subunit NuoN, with amino-acid sequence MLLPEITLTLTALLSQFFAVMLQGKNRIVANITILLTILTIFIILKYSYSESVLYLDYVMFTTNANIANYKAIILIFTIISMIIYRDYSVRSGEPLKFEFITLILLSTVGIFVAISAQNFLLLFCAMELTALTSYILAGFKLSDIKSSEGALKYFILGSLVSCLSLFGISFIYGFGGSLQFSDIFYKLNDSSSVNLGLVIGVVLFLSSIFFKLSSAPLHFWAPDVYEGSPIASVTYFTAASKIGAVAILLNIENLIIKNYHPISYNLIKIIALLSMIFGALGAIRQTSLKRLMAYSTILNIGYVLIGVLLRTEDGNKAAMLYMLIYAAASIGFFTCLIMLLGNQTDKANFESIQGIAENHKAIAAAICIIMFSMIGIPPLAGFLGKYYLFYQAITQEEFLLAYFGIFTSVIAAFYYLKIIKTMYFAEKPNPTKIPISYGLLLINFVVIGFLLFGSFIISS; translated from the coding sequence ATGCTACTTCCTGAAATAACTTTAACTTTAACGGCACTTTTAAGCCAATTCTTTGCCGTAATGCTGCAAGGTAAAAATAGAATTGTTGCTAATATAACTATTTTACTTACCATATTAACAATTTTCATTATTCTAAAATATTCTTACTCTGAAAGTGTATTATACCTAGATTATGTAATGTTTACTACTAATGCAAATATTGCTAATTATAAGGCTATCATATTGATATTTACTATAATATCTATGATAATTTACCGAGATTATTCGGTGCGTAGCGGTGAACCACTAAAATTTGAATTTATCACTTTGATATTATTATCTACAGTTGGGATTTTTGTGGCAATTTCAGCACAGAATTTTTTATTACTTTTCTGTGCTATGGAACTTACTGCTCTAACTTCTTATATACTTGCTGGTTTTAAATTGAGCGATATTAAATCATCAGAGGGAGCATTAAAATATTTTATATTAGGCAGTTTAGTTAGCTGCTTATCATTATTCGGTATTTCTTTTATATATGGATTTGGCGGAAGCTTACAATTTTCAGATATATTTTATAAGCTAAATGATAGCTCTTCGGTAAATTTAGGTTTAGTAATTGGTGTAGTATTATTTTTAAGCAGTATTTTCTTTAAGCTTTCAAGTGCCCCATTGCATTTCTGGGCACCAGATGTATATGAGGGATCACCTATTGCTTCGGTTACTTATTTTACAGCAGCTTCAAAAATCGGGGCTGTTGCCATTTTATTAAATATTGAAAATTTAATTATCAAAAACTATCACCCTATTAGCTATAATCTAATAAAAATAATTGCTTTATTATCTATGATATTTGGTGCTCTTGGTGCTATTCGTCAAACTTCCTTAAAAAGATTAATGGCATATAGTACCATTCTAAATATCGGTTATGTATTAATCGGCGTATTGCTGCGTACTGAAGATGGCAATAAAGCTGCTATGCTCTATATGTTGATATATGCAGCAGCAAGTATAGGGTTCTTTACTTGCCTGATTATGTTACTCGGAAACCAAACAGACAAAGCCAATTTTGAAAGCATCCAAGGAATTGCAGAAAACCATAAAGCTATAGCTGCTGCAATTTGTATAATTATGTTTTCTATGATAGGTATCCCGCCGCTTGCTGGCTTTCTTGGAAAATACTACCTCTTTTACCAAGCAATTACCCAAGAAGAGTTTTTGCTTGCTTATTTTGGTATCTTTACTAGCGTCATTGCGGCTTTTTACTATCTTAAAATAATTAAAACGATGTATTTTGCTGAAAAACCTAATCCAACAAAAATACCTATTTCCTATGGGTTATTATTAATTAACTTTGTAGTAATAGGATTTTTACTTTTCGGATCTTTCATTATTTCGTCTTAG
- a CDS encoding biotin--[acetyl-CoA-carboxylase] ligase translates to MNLGRYKLFVFDELDSTNLEAIRIAKSNKPDRDYIILAKSQTKGRGRSGKNWQSTLGNLHVSLLIKPNKELELLPQLSFVTALAVYDSMVHVIPWLDHGIQKINEIPIQARGMTPLVLKKIQLKWPNDVLVGGKKISGILLESVKVEDAYYLIIGVGINITYHPINIDQPTTSLVAEELPIITPQALLEILIENFEKYYQIWEKNGFSFIRGTWLKHAYKLHENISVKYQNNIVTGTFQGIDSIGRIILQLPSKKILSFSTAELSF, encoded by the coding sequence ATGAATTTAGGTAGATATAAGCTATTTGTTTTTGATGAATTAGATAGCACAAACCTTGAAGCCATTAGAATAGCTAAAAGTAATAAACCTGATAGAGATTATATCATACTTGCTAAATCTCAAACTAAAGGACGTGGTAGAAGCGGTAAAAACTGGCAATCTACTCTCGGCAATTTACATGTTAGTTTACTAATTAAGCCAAATAAAGAGCTTGAATTACTACCACAATTGTCTTTCGTTACAGCCCTTGCGGTTTATGATAGTATGGTACATGTCATACCGTGGCTTGACCACGGGATCCAGAAAATAAACGAGATTCCTATACAAGCACGCGGGATGACGCCCCTAGTTCTTAAAAAAATCCAATTAAAATGGCCAAATGATGTTCTAGTAGGTGGTAAAAAAATATCCGGTATACTTCTTGAATCGGTTAAAGTAGAAGATGCTTATTATCTTATTATCGGTGTTGGTATTAACATAACCTATCACCCAATAAATATCGACCAACCTACCACTAGCTTAGTAGCTGAAGAACTCCCCATTATCACCCCTCAAGCTTTACTTGAAATATTAATAGAAAATTTTGAAAAATATTATCAAATTTGGGAAAAAAATGGCTTTTCATTTATTAGAGGAACATGGCTAAAACATGCTTATAAGTTACATGAAAATATTAGTGTTAAATATCAAAATAACATTGTTACAGGCACTTTTCAAGGTATCGATTCCATAGGTAGAATAATATTGCAACTACCTTCCAAAAAAATACTCTCTTTTTCTACTGCTGAACTTTCCTTTTAG
- a CDS encoding alpha/beta hydrolase, whose amino-acid sequence MSQIYFNGPEGRIEGIYVKAEAYNAPVALVLHPHPLHGGDMNNTVVYNAYKVLSEHGYTVLRINFRGVGHSEGNFNNGVGEVIDAGTALDWLQQNNPNAQSNLVLGFSFGAWIAMQLVMRRPEINNFIAISPPVNKYDFSFLSPCPIPGFVLQGDSDSIVSAEAVKDLASKLSKQQAHIKVGCKIISGADHFFRYKMEEFSKAIGDYLKTLDHSYPQNNNNVNEESKSQKKLFLY is encoded by the coding sequence ATGTCGCAAATTTATTTTAACGGTCCTGAGGGGCGAATCGAAGGAATATATGTAAAAGCAGAAGCATATAATGCTCCTGTTGCATTGGTTCTTCATCCCCATCCTTTGCATGGCGGTGATATGAATAATACAGTAGTGTATAACGCCTATAAAGTTTTATCTGAACACGGCTATACAGTTTTACGTATTAACTTCAGAGGAGTAGGGCATTCAGAGGGTAACTTTAATAATGGAGTGGGTGAGGTTATAGATGCCGGAACAGCACTTGATTGGTTACAGCAGAATAATCCAAACGCTCAGTCTAATTTAGTATTAGGGTTTTCATTCGGTGCATGGATAGCTATGCAACTTGTGATGAGACGCCCTGAAATAAATAATTTTATTGCTATTTCGCCTCCGGTAAATAAATATGATTTTTCATTCCTTTCGCCTTGTCCTATTCCAGGATTTGTATTACAAGGTGATAGTGATAGTATAGTCTCAGCTGAAGCGGTAAAAGATTTAGCAAGTAAATTATCTAAACAACAAGCTCATATTAAGGTTGGATGTAAAATTATTAGCGGTGCTGATCATTTCTTTCGTTATAAAATGGAAGAATTTTCTAAAGCAATAGGGGATTATTTGAAAACATTAGATCATAGTTATCCGCAAAATAATAATAATGTAAACGAAGAATCGAAGAGTCAGAAGAAGTTGTTCTTGTATTAA
- a CDS encoding lysophospholipid acyltransferase family protein yields MLWRLRILSFYGLLSLFTFIFFLICYIPVTFFNVNYQIRYRIAVIFSCAFVWLAKICCGLKYEVEGLEKLPKTISIVVSNHQSFWDQMFMQLIIPKHSWVLKRELFNIPLLGWGLRMVKPIAVNRGTNSSVAQILREGEEKIKEGLWLIIFPESTKVPPDRTVKFKPSAVKLASITKVPIVMMAHNAGLFWPRGFWFKQPGTIKVKIIGVIEREEVEQTEVRIFNDKIEEIINSEKQKLLN; encoded by the coding sequence ATGCTTTGGCGTTTAAGAATTTTATCATTTTACGGATTATTATCGTTATTTACTTTTATCTTTTTTCTTATATGTTACATACCCGTAACGTTTTTCAATGTCAACTATCAAATAAGATATAGGATCGCTGTTATCTTTTCTTGTGCTTTTGTGTGGCTTGCAAAAATTTGTTGTGGTTTGAAATATGAGGTAGAGGGGCTTGAGAAATTGCCTAAAACCATTTCAATAGTTGTATCTAACCATCAATCCTTTTGGGATCAGATGTTTATGCAGCTTATTATCCCTAAACATTCGTGGGTATTAAAGCGTGAGTTATTTAATATACCGCTACTTGGTTGGGGACTTCGTATGGTTAAGCCGATTGCAGTAAATCGTGGCACTAATAGTTCAGTTGCTCAAATTTTAAGAGAGGGTGAGGAAAAAATCAAGGAAGGTTTATGGTTAATAATATTTCCTGAATCAACAAAAGTTCCGCCTGATCGAACAGTAAAATTTAAGCCAAGTGCTGTAAAGCTTGCTTCTATTACTAAAGTGCCGATAGTAATGATGGCACATAATGCCGGCTTATTTTGGCCTAGAGGTTTTTGGTTTAAACAGCCTGGGACTATAAAGGTAAAAATTATTGGAGTAATAGAAAGGGAAGAAGTAGAACAGACCGAAGTGCGGATTTTTAATGATAAGATTGAAGAGATAATTAATAGTGAAAAGCAAAAATTATTAAATTAA